The Trypanosoma brucei brucei TREU927 chromosome 9, whole genome shotgun sequence genome includes a window with the following:
- a CDS encoding protein kinase, putative yields the protein MGRPFRIVQRLSEKVLNPEAKSSKKSSKKAKDVYSYIVVVENIEALPMFARYVVVKRTFFKIDEVLLAHREPEILNRVRDKGILHVFHSEVTRNDGRLGTTVAMEYCPGSLEQRLQQETRMLESEVVQVLLALASVLGYLHSRQPPVAHRNINPSNVLIHSESAGASAYRLYNFRSAMTEAYHCENHEEVVAAMEDFARYTTAGYRAPEMLDPSSHKRIDEQVDMWALGVLLYYTMYQRLPFTDACWGLARKPKLRYPVEAEVWYTGSLRIVLEHLLEPDPEKRWDAFALINFMRFDNDLCRHIGPFCFSQTERPEGWEPQDVKVIGRPVPAKVLPERLRNTGQSDDPAAAARDNRDEAAATSVKSRTAAQESGDNDQMVLKAVTALSSDTASTDPEVLAYREKLIREQEEAWQVAESAHKKRDKEDKDGATSGPADVDSLFGPTEKKEAVKENKASAIDDLFGGMETQPSQSQKPTTDDLFGGASTATASNQIPPQGSQVGANDSWKDDLFAAPPQQPQMQPQPAFPMAADSSWSTGAPTSVPMNPTGGMMGQQQAPMGWGNGVTAPGFQPMQTPQMQQQVPGGWGNGATASGFQPMQTPQMQQQVPGGWGNGATAPSFQPMQTPQMQQQVPGGWGNGATAPGFQPMQTPQMQQQVPGGAPGFMGGNDLFQRPQQQQPQQPEKDPFASLFK from the coding sequence ATGGGGCGTCCCTTTCGTATTGTGCAGAGGTTAAGTGAGAAGGTGCTTAACCCGGAGGCGAAAAGCTCgaagaaaagcagcaagAAAGCTAAGGATGTGTACTCCTACATTGTGGTTGTTGAAAACATTGAAGCTTTACCAATGTTTGCCAGGTATGTCGTTGTGAAGCGTACCTTTTTCAAGATAGACGAGGTGTTGTTGGCTCATCGGGAGCCTGAGATTTTGAATCGCGTTCGCGATAAGGGAATCCTGCACGTGTTCCACAGTGAAGTAACACGGAATGATGGGCGTTTGGGAACAACCGTGGCGATGGAGTACTGCCCCGGAAGTTTGGAACAGCGCCTGCAGCAGGAGACTCGGATGTTAGAAAGTGAAGTGGTACAAGTGTTGCTAGCGCTGGCTAGTGTGTTGGGTTACTTGCACTCTAGGCAGCCCCCGGTTGCACACCGTAACATTAATCCAAGCAATGTGTTAATTCACTCGGAGTCGGCAGGAGCGAGCGCATACCGCCTCTACAACTTTAGAAGTGCCATGACGGAGGCGTACCACTGCGAGAACCACGAGGAGGTAGTGGCGGCCATGGAAGACTTTGCCCGCTACACCACGGCAGGGTACCGGGCGCCTGAAATGTTAGACCCAAGTAGTCACAAGCGTATTGATGAACAGGTAGATATGTGGGCTCTTGGTGTGCTGCTGTACTACACAATGTACCAGCGCCTGCCCTTCACGGATGCATGCTGGGGGCTGGCAAGAAAACCCAAGTTACGCTACCCCGTGGAAGCTGAAGTGTGGTACACGGGCTCACTACGCATCGTGCTTGAGCATCTTCTTGAACCAGATCCGGAGAAGAGGTGGGATGCGTTTGCTCTCATCAACTTCATGCGTTTCGACAATGACCTATGCAGACACATTGGACCCTTCTGCTTCTCGCAGACTGAGCGGCCCGAGGGATGGGAACCGCAGGACGTGAAGGTAATTGGCCGCCCAGTTCCAGCCAAAGTTCTCCCGGAGAGGTTGCGAAATACTGGCCAGTCCGACGATCCGGCTGCTGCAGCGCGTGACAACAGGGACGAAGCGGCTGCCACCTCCGTCAAGAGCCGCACAGCGGCACAGGAGTCTGGAGATAATGATCAAATGGTTCTCAAGGCAGTAACTGCGCTGAGTTCAGATACCGCTTCCACAGATCCCGAGGTGCTAGCCTACCGTGAAAAGCTCATTCGTGAACAGGAGGAGGCATGGCAAGTGGCAGAAAGCGCACACAAAAAGCGGGATAAGGAAGACAAGGATGGGGCGACCTCTGGACCGGCAGATGTTGATTCATTGTTTGGTCCAactgaaaagaaggaagctgTCAAGGAAAACAAGGCATCTGCTATTGACGACTTATTTGGTGGCATGGAGACACAACCATCACAGTCTCAAAAACCAACAACGGATGACCTCTTTGGAGGCGCCTCTACAGCTACTGCGAGCAACCAAATCCCACCCCAGGGGTCCCAAGTTGGAGCTAACGACAGTTGGAAGGATGATCTCTTCGCTGCGCCACCTCAGCAACCACAAATGCAACCTCAACCGGCCTTTCCAATGGCAGCTGACAGTAGTTGGAGCACCGGAGCACCAACATCGGTGCCAATGAATCCAACCGGCGGCATGATGGGTCAACAACAGGCCCCCATGGGATGGGGAAATGGAGTAACAGCTCCGGGTTTCCAACCAATGCAAACTCCacaaatgcaacaacaagttCCTGGTGGATGGGGAAATGGAGCAACAGCTTCGGGTTTCCAACCAATGCAAACTCCacaaatgcaacaacaagttCCTGGTGGATGGGGAAATGGAGCAACAGCTCCGAGTTTCCAACCAATGCAAACTCCacaaatgcaacaacaagttCCTGGTGGATGGGGAAATGGAGCAACAGCTCCGGGTTTCCAACCAATGCAAACTCCacaaatgcaacaacaagttCCTGGTGGTGCCCCCGGTTTCATGGGCGGAAACGACCTATTCCAAAGgccacagcagcaacagccacAGCAACCAGAGAAGGACCCCTTCGCCAGTCTCTTCAAGTAA